One Carassius gibelio isolate Cgi1373 ecotype wild population from Czech Republic chromosome A7, carGib1.2-hapl.c, whole genome shotgun sequence DNA window includes the following coding sequences:
- the mapk8ip1b gene encoding C-Jun-amino-terminal kinase-interacting protein 1, giving the protein MDSNGDGKEEWTEEQWEKWLTQDIGLDGFEDEDLSEITEIADEFVMRPRRNDSDIKDHVIQTHNSGLEKVEAGAAGQIQAETHPSHLTDAADRSQRVACRHDGKASMDSAVPVSMDAYRPKRPTTLNLFPQVPRTQDTLNNNSFAKKYSWQQKISQTLPPLKSGELAPSREHTCLSDEEKHQPGQSRTQMKDCGTSTDKPNSCPSKHTQAPAPPYKARDVHREAGHCERIRYHTDVRLEPTEEIFLTPIQRCTEAPEQEITPALSQVIADSSDNEAPPPYSEQDLQPPSYSSCVEALAAVEPDSEEEEAAGAEDLCYRDCGAGEGLSGTLQTSMSNSDASGLSYDSVKYTLVVDEHDQLELVSLKECYHGYSDDSDSATVYDNCVSSPYESALEKEDEEDEGRQSGIKQSLSEDSTPEADMQFSRKFLNVFMNGCSRSSSTESFGLFSCIINGEEREQTHRAVYRFVPRHDDELELEVNDPLLVELQDEDHWYEGYNMRSGARGIFPAYYASEVFKEQELTSNVKSTEWMEKYSMKFLGSVQVLNHKGNDVLCAAMQKIAMNRRLTVLYNPPSSCVLEINVKGLKLTVQDDFSMSSQYSHFFHLKNVSFCGYHPRNKKYFGFITKHPADERFACHVFVSESSTKPLAESVRKAFHLYYKEFVEVSCPTEDIYLE; this is encoded by the exons ATGGACTCCAACGGTGATGGCAAAGAGGAATGGACAGAGGAGCAATGGGAGAAATG GTTGACCCAGGACATAGGTTTGGATGGGTTTGAAGATGAGGACCTGTCTGAAATCACAGAAATCGCTGATGAGTTTGTAATGAGGCCCAGGCGCAATGACTCTGACATCAAG GATCATGTGATCCAGACACACAATAGTGGCCTGGAGAAGGTGGAGGCAGGCGCAGCGGGTCAGATCCAGGCAGAGACACATCCCTCACATCTCACTGATGCTGCTGATAGGAGCCAAAGAGTGGCTTGTCGACACGACGGCAAAGCGTCGATGGATTCTGCCGTTCCTGTCAGCATGGATGCCTACCGTCCCAAAAGACCCACCACTCTCAACTTATTCCCACAGGTGCCGCGGACTCAG GACACTTTAAACAACAACTCGTTTGCGAAGAAGTACAGCTGGCAGCAGAAAATCTCCCAGACCTTGCCACCGCTTAAGTCAG GTGAGCTGGCGCCTTCTCGTGAACACACGTGTCTGAGCGACGAGGAGAAGCACCAGCCGGGACAGAGTCGGACTCAAATGAAAGACTGCGGCACCTCGACCGACAAACCCAACAGTTGCCCCTCCAAACACACTCAAGCTCCTGCTCCACCTTACAAAGCCAGAGACGTGCACAGAGAAGCGGGCCACTGCGAGCGCATCCGTTATCACACAGACGTCCGGCTTGAGCCTACAGAGGAGATCTTTCTGACGCCCATACAGCGCTGCACTGAGGCTCCGGAGCAGGAGATAACACCAGCGCTCTCCCAAGTGATCGCAGACAGCTCTGACAACGAAGCTCCCCCTCCGTACAGCGAACAGGATCTGCAGCCGCCGTCCTATTCCTCCTGTGTGGAGGCTTTGGCTGCTGTGGAGCCTGAcagtgaagaagaagaagcagctgGAGCTGAAGATCTGTGTTACAGAGACTGCGGTGCTGGAGAGGGTTTGTCGGGAACGCTGCAGACTTCCATGAGCAACTCGGACGCCAGCGGACTTTCGTACGATTCGGTCAAATACACGCTGGTGGTGGACGAGCACGATCAGCTGGAGCTGGTCAGCTTGAAAGAGTGTTATCACGGATACAGTGATGACAGCGACTCGGCCACCGTCTACGATAACTGTGTCTCCTCTCCATACGAGTCGGCTCTTGAgaaagaggatgaggaggatgaaggaAGACAAAGCGGGATCAAACAGAGTCTGTCAGAGGACTCCACACCTGAAGCCGACATGCAGTTTTCTCGGAAATTCCTTAATGTTTTCATGAACGGCTGCTCACGCTCCTCCA GTACAGAATCCTTTGGCTTGTTTTCCTGCATAATTAACGGAGAAGAGAGAGAACAGACGCACAGAGCCGTCTACAG GTTTGTCCCTCGTCATGATGACGAGCTGGAGCTGGAGGTCAACGACCCTCTGCTGGTGGAGCTGCAGGACGAGGATCACTGGTACGAGGGCTACAACATGAGAAGCGGCGCACGCGGCATCTTTCCCGCTTATTACGCCTCTGAGGTCTTCAAGGAGCAAGAGCTCACTTCAAACG TGAAAAGTACTGAATGGATGGAGAAATATAGCATGAAATTTCTCGGCTCGGTTCAAGTGCTGAATCACAAAGGCAATGATGTTTTGTGTGCAGCTATGCAAAAG ATTGCGATGAACAGGAGACTGACTGTACTGTACAATCCTCCCTCGTCCTGTGTCCTGGAGATCAACGTGAAGGGACTGAAACTCACGGTGCAGGATGACTTCAGCATG AGCAGCCAATACAGTCACTTCTTCCACTTAAAAAATGTCTCATTCTGTGGCTACCATCCCAGAAACAAGAA GTATTTTGGCTTCATCACCAAACACCCAGCTGATGAGAGGTTCGCCTGTCATGTCTTTGTGTCAGAGAGCTCCACTAAACCGCTCGCAGAGTCCGTCAG GAAAGCTTTCCATTTGTACTATAAAGAGTTTGTGGAGGTCTCGTGTCCAACGGAAGACATCTACCTGGAATAA